In the Pyrolobus fumarii 1A genome, one interval contains:
- a CDS encoding vWA domain-containing protein yields MRSLGVYAVIAIDVNALTSSDDVKPSRFEVLREAAATAARKLLERGGWVALLAFYRRPVPLLYFTRDYSLVRSALNSLSIAERGVALSEAIREACYLLLSAPPGYATRTLVFTSGGFRLGPPPEPIAFFARSIGVVIDFLTVSRADLIAADVEWISRFVSWTGGVWEHARSREEALAKAVLLASREVGARPGRVWRPGLGVYPPRQLYTRQWSLGEGLQS; encoded by the coding sequence TTGAGAAGCTTGGGCGTTTATGCCGTAATAGCTATTGATGTCAACGCGTTAACGTCTAGCGATGATGTTAAGCCGTCCAGGTTTGAGGTTCTAAGGGAAGCCGCTGCAACAGCTGCCCGCAAACTGCTGGAACGCGGCGGCTGGGTTGCTCTACTAGCGTTTTATAGGAGGCCCGTACCTTTGCTATACTTCACTCGCGATTATAGCCTCGTTAGGAGCGCGTTGAACTCTTTGAGTATTGCTGAGAGGGGGGTTGCGCTCTCCGAGGCGATTAGAGAGGCTTGTTATCTGCTCCTCTCGGCGCCACCGGGCTACGCTACTCGCACACTAGTATTCACTAGCGGTGGGTTTAGACTAGGGCCTCCACCAGAACCTATAGCGTTCTTCGCGAGGAGCATAGGGGTTGTTATCGACTTCCTGACGGTGTCGAGAGCTGATCTCATAGCGGCTGACGTGGAGTGGATATCGAGGTTTGTCAGCTGGACTGGCGGTGTGTGGGAGCATGCGAGGAGCCGCGAGGAGGCTCTAGCTAAGGCCGTTTTACTAGCCTCGAGGGAGGTTGGAGCGAGGCCCGGGAGGGTATGGCGGCCTGGCTTGGGCGTGTATCCCCCGAGGCAGTTGTACACTCGTCAGTGGTCGTTGGGCGAGGGGCTGCAATCCTAG
- a CDS encoding radical SAM protein has protein sequence MTLQTCPVDTAIWIITGVCNLNCLHCYAYRWRGRRELSLEEKMRLVREFSECEIEYVNISGGEPLLHPHTRQVLEGLREAGIETSIVTNGTMINDEWSRLLAKLEVFVFVSLDGPKDVHEMQRGPGTYDRVIKGIERLKKHGVPYALVMAVSKLNWRYTSEFVELAVKLGAERPILIPVMPFGRALENRIYVSTWEYNRAVINAARKARELGVKLQLWCSPFAFMTVPPVNHDDIVVSYCRLAPVVDIDPQGNVLLCDVMDIVLGSVRGKPLREVIEMVERHPLVGEVFEPKGLPEACKKCPYVKLCRGGCFTRALVLRGSLNAGDPLCPRVALHAR, from the coding sequence GTGACGTTGCAAACCTGTCCAGTAGACACTGCGATATGGATAATCACGGGTGTTTGTAACCTTAACTGCCTCCATTGCTATGCCTACAGGTGGAGAGGGCGCAGAGAGCTAAGCCTAGAGGAGAAAATGCGCCTTGTACGTGAGTTTAGTGAGTGCGAAATAGAATATGTGAATATTAGCGGTGGCGAGCCGCTGCTGCACCCACATACGCGTCAAGTGCTGGAGGGCCTGCGGGAGGCAGGTATAGAGACGTCCATTGTGACGAACGGGACAATGATAAATGACGAATGGTCGCGTCTACTTGCCAAGCTAGAGGTATTTGTTTTCGTGAGTCTTGACGGTCCGAAGGATGTGCATGAGATGCAACGTGGTCCTGGAACTTACGATCGTGTCATCAAGGGTATAGAGAGATTGAAAAAACATGGTGTGCCTTACGCGCTTGTAATGGCTGTGTCAAAGCTCAACTGGAGATACACCTCAGAGTTTGTGGAGCTCGCGGTGAAGCTGGGGGCAGAGAGGCCGATATTGATACCAGTTATGCCCTTTGGACGTGCACTTGAGAACCGGATATACGTGTCAACATGGGAGTATAACAGGGCGGTGATTAACGCGGCACGCAAGGCTCGCGAGTTAGGAGTGAAGCTGCAATTGTGGTGCAGTCCCTTTGCCTTCATGACTGTGCCGCCTGTCAACCACGATGATATAGTTGTTAGCTACTGTAGGCTTGCTCCTGTCGTCGACATAGACCCGCAAGGTAACGTGTTGTTATGTGACGTCATGGATATTGTTCTTGGTAGTGTTAGAGGTAAGCCTCTTCGCGAGGTCATAGAGATGGTTGAAAGGCACCCACTTGTAGGTGAAGTTTTCGAGCCGAAAGGCTTGCCTGAGGCATGTAAGAAGTGTCCATACGTTAAGTTGTGTAGAGGCGGGTGTTTCACACGCGCACTAGTATTGCGTGGCTCGTTGAACGCGGGTGACCCGCTCTGCCCTCGTGTAGCGCTACACGCTAGATAG
- a CDS encoding DapH/DapD/GlmU-related protein codes for MAAWLGRVSPEAVVHSSVVVGRGAAILGPTIVEEEVVIGDYAVVGAASGWRGGIDWGSRGVGTRIGAGSRVGSHSVIYEAVSIGRRVRIGHHVVVREGCVVRDESVIGTRVILDSHVYVGRRVSIQSGVYLPPGTVVHDNVFIGPGAVFTNDRYPPSRRLIGVVVEEGAVVGAGAVVTPGVRIGKRAVVAAGAVVARDVPPGVVVAGVPARIVASRDEYEAKRGTWERLVFGPLW; via the coding sequence ATGGCGGCCTGGCTTGGGCGTGTATCCCCCGAGGCAGTTGTACACTCGTCAGTGGTCGTTGGGCGAGGGGCTGCAATCCTAGGCCCTACTATCGTCGAAGAGGAGGTGGTCATAGGCGATTATGCTGTAGTGGGGGCTGCCTCTGGATGGCGGGGCGGCATTGACTGGGGGTCGCGTGGCGTAGGTACTCGTATAGGTGCTGGGTCGCGCGTAGGGAGCCACAGTGTTATCTATGAGGCTGTGAGTATAGGGCGGAGAGTCAGGATAGGCCATCATGTTGTGGTTAGGGAGGGTTGTGTTGTTCGAGACGAGTCTGTTATAGGTACGCGTGTAATCCTGGATAGCCACGTGTATGTTGGTAGGCGGGTGTCTATACAGTCTGGTGTCTATCTGCCGCCTGGCACAGTTGTACACGACAATGTCTTCATCGGGCCTGGTGCTGTCTTTACTAACGATCGTTACCCGCCAAGCCGTAGACTAATCGGTGTGGTTGTTGAGGAGGGCGCTGTTGTTGGGGCTGGTGCCGTAGTGACTCCTGGGGTTAGGATTGGAAAGAGGGCTGTTGTTGCAGCAGGCGCCGTAGTAGCGCGCGACGTGCCACCGGGGGTTGTTGTGGCGGGCGTTCCCGCAAGAATTGTGGCTAGTCGTGACGAGTATGAGGCTAAGCGCGGTACCTGGGAGCGTCTAGTGTTCGGCCCGTTGTGGTGA
- a CDS encoding 50S ribosomal protein L2 yields the protein MGKRILVQRMGRGSPTFRSKPWIHPAPAKYPPPAPVTLRGRVVELVHDPGRWCPLAKIVLENGVEFYTVAAEGMYVGQVIKIGPDAEPVNGNILPLGKIPEGTQIFNIEIRPGDGGKLARAPGSYAIVVGRTGNKTIVQLPSGKVKELPNDARATIGIPAGGGRLEKPLLKAGNAYHKWKVKAHKWPRVRGVAMNAVSHPHGGGSHQSPSFPTTVAREAPPGQKVGHIAARQTGRKKR from the coding sequence GTGGGTAAACGAATACTCGTCCAGAGGATGGGTAGAGGCAGTCCAACGTTCCGCAGTAAACCATGGATACACCCAGCGCCAGCCAAGTACCCGCCGCCAGCGCCAGTGACACTACGCGGGCGTGTCGTCGAGCTAGTTCATGATCCGGGTAGGTGGTGCCCGCTAGCAAAGATAGTGCTGGAGAACGGTGTCGAGTTCTACACTGTAGCTGCAGAGGGTATGTACGTCGGTCAAGTGATCAAGATAGGACCAGATGCCGAGCCCGTCAACGGCAACATACTGCCTCTTGGTAAGATCCCAGAGGGTACACAGATATTCAATATCGAGATACGCCCAGGTGACGGTGGTAAGCTAGCGCGTGCACCAGGCTCCTATGCAATCGTAGTGGGTAGGACTGGTAACAAGACAATAGTCCAGCTCCCGAGTGGTAAGGTCAAGGAGCTTCCGAATGATGCTCGCGCTACTATAGGTATACCGGCTGGCGGCGGAAGGCTCGAGAAGCCACTACTCAAGGCTGGGAATGCTTACCACAAGTGGAAGGTCAAGGCCCACAAGTGGCCACGCGTGCGCGGTGTAGCCATGAACGCTGTAAGCCACCCACATGGCGGTGGCAGCCACCAGAGTCCAAGCTTCCCAACGACCGTTGCAAGAGAGGCGCCACCAGGCCAGAAAGTCGGTCACATCGCTGCCAGGCAGACTGGCCGCAAGAAGAGGTAG
- a CDS encoding PLP-dependent aminotransferase family protein produces the protein MVDYMKFLSKDVEKLEASDVREILKLLEKPGVISFAGGLPDPSTFPREELAEIARSVILEKGKAALQYAPSRGVREFIDAVKRFMERHGVYIRGEDAIIATVGSQEALYMLSEVLIDPGDVVIVEKPTYLAAVQVFRKRGARFEPIELDEDGMRVDLLEERLKRLASEGKRVKLVYLVPTCQNPTGVTMSYERRKYLLELASRYDFLVIEDDPYGLITFEERSVQPLKTLDREGRVVYLGSLSKVLAPGLRLGWAAGPEEIISVIEKLKQHVNLHASTLTQYIAAKALDGGIVERNLARVRELYRMKRDVMLEALEEYFPRGSRWTRPIGGLFIFVWLPEGVDTRALLPKAIERGVAYVPGSAFYVDGSGVNTMRLNYSYPSVEEIREGIKRLGRLLREELEGKTG, from the coding sequence ATGGTTGACTATATGAAATTTTTATCAAAGGATGTTGAGAAGCTGGAGGCTTCAGATGTTCGTGAGATACTAAAACTGCTTGAAAAACCTGGAGTAATCAGTTTTGCAGGGGGTTTACCAGATCCATCAACCTTCCCGCGCGAGGAGCTAGCAGAAATAGCGCGTAGTGTCATACTTGAGAAGGGTAAGGCTGCACTCCAGTATGCACCGAGTCGTGGTGTCCGTGAATTCATTGATGCTGTTAAGAGGTTCATGGAGAGGCATGGTGTGTATATTCGTGGCGAGGATGCTATAATCGCAACTGTCGGGAGTCAAGAAGCGTTGTACATGTTGTCTGAGGTGTTGATAGATCCAGGTGACGTTGTTATTGTGGAGAAGCCCACGTACTTGGCTGCTGTCCAGGTGTTCAGGAAGAGAGGAGCGCGTTTCGAACCCATAGAGCTAGACGAGGATGGTATGCGTGTTGACCTGCTCGAGGAGAGACTAAAGAGGCTCGCTAGTGAAGGCAAGAGAGTCAAACTGGTATACTTGGTGCCAACGTGTCAAAACCCGACTGGAGTCACCATGAGCTATGAGCGTAGGAAGTACTTGCTAGAGTTGGCCTCGCGGTACGACTTCCTAGTTATCGAGGACGACCCGTATGGTCTAATAACGTTTGAGGAGAGAAGCGTTCAGCCGTTAAAGACGCTTGACCGTGAGGGTAGAGTGGTCTACCTCGGGTCTCTTAGTAAAGTACTAGCGCCTGGACTAAGGCTTGGTTGGGCTGCCGGCCCCGAAGAGATAATCTCTGTGATTGAAAAGCTTAAACAACATGTGAATCTACACGCGTCGACATTAACCCAATACATTGCAGCCAAGGCGCTTGATGGTGGTATTGTTGAGAGGAATCTCGCTAGGGTGAGAGAGCTATACCGGATGAAGAGGGATGTTATGCTTGAGGCGCTCGAGGAATACTTCCCGAGAGGGTCGAGATGGACGAGGCCCATTGGGGGGCTCTTCATCTTCGTGTGGCTACCTGAGGGTGTAGATACGAGAGCGCTGCTCCCGAAGGCAATTGAGCGTGGCGTGGCTTACGTGCCGGGGAGTGCGTTCTATGTTGACGGTAGTGGTGTTAACACAATGCGCCTTAACTATAGTTACCCGAGTGTGGAAGAGATACGTGAGGGCATCAAGAGGCTCGGTAGATTGCTGCGTGAGGAGCTTGAAGGAAAGACGGGCTAG
- the cedA1 gene encoding DNA import protein CedA1, whose product MPDLVVLLNDILRRVVMLAWGVFLLTWSIGWALRGAPIPIMRLKRSGQHMIEDAVWAAFWLSMGSTIFWIVSVVASSVAETIGGPRVNITVLR is encoded by the coding sequence ATGCCCGATTTAGTGGTGTTGCTTAACGATATTCTAAGACGTGTTGTGATGCTAGCTTGGGGTGTGTTCCTTCTAACTTGGAGTATAGGGTGGGCGTTGAGAGGTGCACCAATACCCATAATGCGGTTAAAGAGGAGTGGTCAACACATGATAGAGGATGCAGTATGGGCAGCATTCTGGCTCTCTATGGGTTCAACGATATTCTGGATTGTATCTGTAGTGGCAAGTAGTGTGGCTGAGACCATTGGCGGACCTAGAGTAAATATTACAGTATTGCGATAG
- a CDS encoding 30S ribosomal protein S19 — protein MSAEIKKWLEMLPPEWRKFRYRGYTLEELLQMSMDEFVKLLPARQRRSLLRGFTEAQRILLRKIKKARQKMLKGEKVVIKTHVRDMIILPEMVGLTIAVYNGKEFVPVKITPEMIGHYLGEFSPTCKIVKHGEPGLKATKSTLHVALK, from the coding sequence ATGTCTGCTGAGATAAAGAAGTGGCTTGAGATGTTGCCACCCGAGTGGAGGAAGTTCAGGTACCGCGGCTACACGCTTGAAGAGCTACTCCAGATGAGCATGGATGAGTTCGTGAAACTGCTACCCGCTAGGCAGAGACGTAGCCTACTACGCGGCTTCACAGAAGCTCAGCGTATACTACTAAGGAAGATCAAGAAGGCTAGACAGAAGATGCTGAAGGGCGAGAAGGTAGTGATAAAGACTCACGTACGGGACATGATAATACTGCCGGAGATGGTCGGGTTGACTATAGCCGTCTATAACGGCAAGGAGTTTGTACCAGTTAAGATAACGCCAGAGATGATAGGTCACTATCTAGGAGAGTTCTCGCCAACGTGCAAGATCGTCAAGCACGGCGAGCCAGGCCTCAAAGCCACAAAGAGCACGCTGCACGTCGCACTCAAGTAA
- a CDS encoding ribbon-helix-helix domain-containing protein: protein MPTCVEVGEYFDEIMDALVESGIYSSKAEVVRDALRRLLETIDMRLVGLRAYQRGSTLWRALRISGVGFEEFLSFMLASGVAPEIGCREAPAPPPTSLYVIDPIGVEVLGRLGVLEHLSSRLVLPVELEPIVRRVEALIGVHLDVRFERIAGVRSLVRKLGVTLEEAAVLALAAKHGILAACDPRLGARSGGAGVKRVVCCYALLRLVDESVWRPRFELLPFPVPRMG from the coding sequence ATGCCCACGTGTGTCGAAGTGGGAGAGTACTTCGACGAAATTATGGATGCGCTGGTTGAAAGCGGCATCTATTCGTCAAAAGCTGAGGTTGTACGCGACGCGCTTAGAAGGCTGCTTGAAACTATTGATATGAGACTCGTTGGTCTTCGGGCTTATCAACGGGGCTCGACATTATGGCGTGCGCTCCGCATATCCGGTGTTGGTTTCGAAGAGTTTCTATCATTTATGCTAGCGTCCGGCGTGGCACCTGAGATTGGCTGCCGTGAGGCTCCTGCACCACCACCTACTAGCCTCTATGTAATCGATCCTATTGGCGTCGAGGTTCTTGGGAGGCTTGGCGTGCTTGAGCACTTGTCTAGCCGGTTGGTTTTGCCAGTGGAGCTTGAACCTATTGTCCGACGTGTCGAGGCTCTGATAGGCGTGCATCTAGATGTTAGGTTTGAGCGGATCGCTGGTGTTAGGAGCCTGGTCAGGAAGCTTGGTGTCACGCTAGAGGAGGCTGCTGTGCTCGCTCTTGCCGCGAAACATGGTATTCTTGCTGCGTGTGATCCTAGGCTTGGGGCTCGTTCTGGAGGTGCTGGCGTGAAGAGAGTCGTGTGTTGCTATGCATTGCTACGCTTGGTTGACGAGAGTGTATGGAGGCCTAGGTTCGAGCTTCTACCATTCCCGGTTCCAAGGATGGGGTGA
- a CDS encoding phosphoadenosine phosphosulfate reductase family protein, with protein sequence MPSARLAKKWPIRGKLWWCPNCNVPLLGPECSKCGGRGIPVRLTEPGDAKPWFAGEETKLRRALVEEFGREAGQRLYSKIFEGRAFATNKIPHMDEMKEVILGGGHAGKFYYDPVERRWRFRLSKWTARIAVEEGIVATIRLKPGERLGPSFDIPAGHSMRENEQVVILDANGEPVGIGYVRRGRVMLQTRFGGEREPLNTDTRATIEDVLKANEYELYVRSSKAHAFIHVMYEKVGKPLVVSYSGGKDSLVALHLTLSTGLEPKLLFNNTGIELPETIEAVREAAERWGLELVEASAGDRFWRAVRYFGPPGRDYRWCCKICKLAPLSRTARKVWPDGALNVVGQRGFESFDRARSPRVWRNRWVPQLLAISPIQEWTQMHIWLYIAKHKLPYNKLYDKGFDRIGCFMCPASTMAELSIVEETHPELWKRWAEILEEWRRRLGMPEKWVTLGLWRWNAPATQKERLARKGGVDLSTYEWRPKLERWATPRPIRVEHRDDMVLIELDSPLRRDALVEQASILGATRVEKRDDTVVLEKSDAWRISFDGRRFVAESLGMRGEKLHEEAYDALKLAYRGTFCAGCAACEATCPTGAISVSSGYPVTNPEKCVSCRICIDTCPLAEVYFEHIVLPLVRNDPTPWRRPTKRKIEDTIATAKKLMGIEEPSKEVKPVDTFWFPGEPEEEE encoded by the coding sequence ATGCCCAGCGCAAGGCTCGCAAAGAAGTGGCCCATCCGTGGCAAGCTATGGTGGTGCCCTAATTGCAACGTGCCGCTACTCGGACCGGAATGTAGCAAATGCGGCGGGAGAGGCATACCAGTGAGGCTAACTGAGCCTGGCGATGCTAAGCCCTGGTTTGCGGGCGAGGAGACGAAGCTACGACGCGCTTTGGTCGAAGAGTTTGGTAGAGAGGCAGGTCAACGCCTGTATTCGAAGATATTCGAGGGGCGTGCGTTTGCAACCAACAAGATACCACATATGGATGAGATGAAGGAGGTGATACTGGGCGGAGGCCACGCTGGCAAATTCTACTACGATCCTGTGGAGAGAAGATGGAGATTTAGACTCTCAAAATGGACCGCGAGGATAGCCGTCGAGGAGGGCATAGTAGCTACCATTAGGCTCAAGCCTGGCGAGAGGCTAGGCCCAAGTTTTGACATACCAGCAGGCCATAGCATGAGAGAGAACGAGCAGGTCGTAATCCTGGACGCGAATGGCGAGCCCGTGGGCATAGGCTATGTCAGACGCGGCAGAGTTATGCTACAGACGCGTTTCGGCGGAGAAAGAGAGCCTCTCAACACTGACACCAGGGCAACTATCGAGGATGTACTCAAAGCTAATGAGTACGAGCTGTACGTTAGGAGTTCAAAAGCACACGCCTTTATACACGTGATGTACGAGAAGGTTGGTAAGCCTCTAGTAGTATCCTACTCTGGTGGAAAGGATAGCCTCGTAGCACTACACTTAACGCTCTCGACAGGCCTAGAGCCCAAACTCCTATTCAACAATACTGGCATCGAGCTGCCAGAGACAATCGAAGCTGTGAGAGAAGCCGCAGAGCGATGGGGTCTGGAGCTCGTCGAGGCTAGCGCGGGCGACCGCTTCTGGAGGGCTGTTAGATACTTCGGGCCGCCTGGCCGCGACTACCGCTGGTGTTGTAAGATATGCAAGCTAGCTCCTCTATCTCGCACAGCGAGGAAGGTATGGCCCGATGGGGCGTTGAACGTTGTAGGACAGAGAGGCTTCGAGAGTTTCGATCGTGCGAGATCCCCTAGGGTTTGGAGGAATCGATGGGTTCCACAGCTTCTAGCGATATCACCCATACAAGAGTGGACACAAATGCACATCTGGTTGTACATAGCTAAGCACAAGCTACCATATAACAAGTTGTACGATAAGGGCTTCGATCGTATAGGCTGCTTCATGTGCCCAGCTAGCACCATGGCAGAGCTCAGCATAGTAGAGGAGACTCACCCGGAGCTATGGAAGCGTTGGGCCGAGATACTTGAGGAGTGGAGAAGACGCCTAGGCATGCCCGAGAAGTGGGTGACACTAGGCCTTTGGAGATGGAACGCACCTGCAACGCAGAAAGAGCGGCTTGCGAGAAAGGGTGGAGTAGACCTTTCGACCTACGAATGGAGGCCAAAGTTAGAGCGGTGGGCAACGCCTAGACCCATACGCGTCGAGCATAGGGATGACATGGTACTGATAGAGCTAGACTCACCCCTCCGTAGAGACGCGTTGGTAGAGCAGGCATCAATCCTAGGCGCGACTAGAGTTGAGAAGAGGGACGACACTGTTGTGCTCGAAAAGAGCGATGCATGGAGGATATCGTTCGATGGACGTAGGTTCGTCGCCGAGAGCCTAGGTATGAGGGGAGAGAAGCTTCACGAGGAAGCCTATGACGCTCTAAAGCTAGCGTATAGGGGCACCTTCTGTGCTGGTTGCGCCGCGTGCGAGGCTACATGCCCAACGGGCGCTATCAGCGTATCCAGTGGTTATCCGGTGACGAATCCGGAGAAGTGTGTCTCGTGCAGGATCTGTATAGACACGTGCCCCCTGGCTGAGGTCTACTTCGAGCATATAGTGTTGCCACTCGTGAGAAACGATCCGACACCCTGGAGGAGACCAACAAAACGAAAGATAGAGGATACGATAGCAACCGCGAAGAAGCTAATGGGTATAGAGGAGCCGAGCAAGGAGGTAAAGCCCGTAGATACCTTCTGGTTCCCAGGAGAACCAGAGGAGGAAGAGTGA
- a CDS encoding DEAD/DEAH box helicase, whose amino-acid sequence MGDTKGCPSGAFALLHPRLKEALVKHGYCEPTPVQERAIPVLLRGVNALVMAPTGSGKTEAALLPLASRVMGRGGDGIKILYVTPLRSLNRDIFLRIVKLLETAGLRVFVRHGDSTSSERRLFLQEPFDVVIITPETLEYLLSSSKRFREYLASLQAVIIDEVHELLDSKRGAELSVVLERLERISRFRVQRVGLSATVGDPMLAARFVAGVGRYVEIIEDPSAKRYEIIVETVKPGSSDNLEAVRLGVEPDTVARLRRIVEYSERYRHVLVFTNTRDTAEMLSKLLSLLVGDDKVRVHHGSLSREERLEAEKLFREGKLPILVATSSLELGIDIGHVEFVVQYLSPRQASKLVQRVGRSGHRLGRVSRGVVLTLSNFYDVLESMVLAARGMRGDIEEPRPYEKPLDVLVHEIAGMVDERGSITIDEVYDIVTRSWPFRDLTWDELLEVIGLMESARILRRDGNVLRPGRRLKSYHYSVTMIPDVKQYVVIEQGSGRRVGVLDEVFVADLSPGKQFVLAGKIWEVLDIGESRVLVRKVDEGSLVLPAWEGDLIPVEWKAAREAGALLRRLANNDSGLHDSYPATSSSWVLLESVVREHKSRGYPVPSDRLVLVEVYRDILALLGFFGTRLAKTLEFLVSTLVAEMVGYTPRSASNAYAVVLQLNSQPSPLLVETLTKLLKRISLDEAKVLVERAAKRSNLFMWKLYHVAVRMGLVEKGAKPERRLLESLADTLAGVEALRELEHDKLDFEALERLLKDIRDGRVRLKIVYSVEPSPLLQHAISVASSGDRVRDSTIPSSVLASVLRKRLDEKKVRLVCLRCGEVFEERIGSLDEKPKCPKCNAGFIAPTSLSSGEARRLVDAARKGVRLKGEDAKRLRELREAADLVLTFGKYALYALSVRGVGPKTARRVLSQLAYGEEAFFKALVEAEQRYLKTRRYWRG is encoded by the coding sequence GTGGGAGATACCAAGGGCTGTCCTAGTGGAGCCTTTGCTCTCCTTCATCCCAGGTTAAAGGAAGCCCTAGTGAAGCATGGGTATTGTGAACCTACGCCAGTGCAAGAAAGAGCCATTCCAGTATTGTTAAGGGGTGTTAACGCCTTAGTCATGGCGCCAACAGGATCGGGGAAGACTGAGGCGGCACTGTTACCATTAGCTTCCCGTGTTATGGGGAGGGGTGGCGACGGTATCAAGATACTCTATGTTACTCCTTTGCGTAGCCTTAACCGTGACATATTCCTGCGTATAGTGAAGTTGTTGGAGACAGCTGGTCTTCGGGTGTTTGTCAGGCACGGGGACTCCACGAGTAGTGAAAGGAGGCTATTCTTGCAGGAGCCGTTTGACGTGGTCATAATAACGCCTGAGACGCTAGAGTATCTGCTATCCTCGTCAAAGCGGTTCCGAGAATATCTGGCGAGCTTGCAAGCGGTGATCATAGACGAGGTTCATGAACTACTCGATAGCAAGAGGGGTGCTGAGCTTAGCGTAGTCTTAGAGAGGTTGGAGAGGATCTCGAGGTTTCGGGTTCAGAGGGTTGGGTTGTCGGCAACTGTAGGCGATCCCATGTTGGCAGCTAGGTTTGTGGCTGGTGTGGGACGGTATGTGGAGATAATTGAGGACCCGTCTGCTAAGAGGTATGAGATTATCGTTGAGACTGTAAAACCGGGTTCAAGTGATAATCTTGAGGCTGTTAGACTGGGGGTCGAGCCGGACACTGTTGCTAGGTTGCGAAGGATAGTAGAGTATAGTGAGCGTTATCGGCACGTCCTGGTGTTCACTAATACTCGTGATACGGCAGAGATGTTGTCTAAACTGTTATCGTTGCTTGTCGGCGATGATAAGGTGCGTGTGCACCATGGTAGTCTGAGTAGAGAGGAGAGACTTGAGGCGGAGAAACTCTTCCGTGAGGGTAAGCTGCCGATCCTTGTTGCGACCTCGAGCCTCGAGCTTGGCATAGACATCGGTCATGTCGAGTTTGTAGTCCAGTATCTATCTCCGAGGCAAGCGTCGAAGCTTGTGCAAAGGGTTGGTCGTAGTGGTCATAGGCTTGGTAGAGTATCGAGAGGCGTAGTGCTGACGCTGTCCAACTTCTACGATGTGCTAGAGTCGATGGTGCTTGCCGCTCGTGGTATGAGGGGTGATATTGAGGAGCCCAGACCCTACGAGAAGCCTCTAGACGTGCTCGTGCACGAAATAGCCGGTATGGTTGACGAGAGGGGCTCTATTACGATAGACGAGGTTTACGATATAGTTACTCGTTCGTGGCCCTTCCGTGACCTTACGTGGGACGAGCTTCTCGAGGTTATCGGGTTAATGGAATCTGCGAGGATATTGCGAAGAGATGGGAATGTTCTGCGCCCAGGTAGGAGGCTCAAAAGCTACCATTACAGTGTTACGATGATACCTGACGTCAAGCAGTATGTGGTTATCGAGCAGGGTAGTGGGCGGCGTGTAGGCGTGCTAGATGAGGTGTTTGTTGCCGACTTGTCGCCTGGAAAGCAGTTTGTCCTTGCTGGCAAGATATGGGAGGTTCTCGATATAGGCGAGTCTAGAGTGCTGGTGAGGAAGGTTGACGAGGGTAGCCTTGTCCTCCCAGCCTGGGAGGGCGACCTAATACCCGTAGAGTGGAAAGCGGCACGCGAAGCTGGAGCATTGCTCAGACGGCTTGCGAACAACGATAGCGGATTACACGACTCCTATCCCGCTACGAGTAGCTCTTGGGTATTGTTGGAGAGTGTTGTCCGAGAGCACAAGTCTAGGGGTTACCCGGTGCCTAGCGATAGGCTAGTTCTTGTCGAGGTTTATCGGGACATACTTGCGCTCCTAGGATTCTTTGGTACTAGGCTTGCAAAGACACTGGAGTTCCTAGTCTCGACACTCGTAGCTGAGATGGTGGGATACACGCCTAGAAGCGCAAGTAACGCGTATGCGGTCGTGTTGCAGCTTAACTCGCAGCCTAGCCCCCTCCTCGTAGAGACACTTACAAAGCTGCTAAAACGTATATCTCTAGACGAGGCTAAGGTGCTCGTTGAGCGGGCCGCTAAACGCTCTAACCTCTTCATGTGGAAGCTGTACCATGTAGCTGTGCGTATGGGGCTAGTCGAGAAGGGAGCCAAGCCAGAAAGGAGGCTTCTAGAGTCTCTCGCGGATACACTAGCGGGTGTAGAGGCGCTACGCGAACTCGAGCATGATAAGCTAGACTTTGAGGCTCTCGAAAGACTGCTTAAGGATATCAGAGACGGGCGCGTGCGATTGAAGATAGTCTACTCTGTTGAGCCGAGCCCTCTGCTCCAGCATGCAATCAGTGTGGCTTCGTCGGGCGACCGTGTCAGAGATTCTACAATACCATCCTCTGTTCTTGCCAGTGTGTTGAGGAAGAGGCTTGACGAGAAGAAGGTGAGACTAGTGTGTCTGCGTTGCGGGGAGGTGTTTGAGGAGAGAATAGGTAGTCTTGACGAGAAGCCAAAATGCCCGAAATGTAATGCAGGCTTCATCGCTCCAACCAGTTTATCGTCGGGAGAGGCTCGTAGGCTGGTAGATGCTGCGAGGAAGGGTGTTAGGCTGAAAGGCGAGGATGCTAAGAGGCTTCGAGAGCTGCGTGAGGCGGCGGACCTAGTGCTAACCTTTGGCAAGTATGCGCTATACGCACTGTCTGTTAGGGGTGTGGGGCCTAAGACCGCTAGGAGGGTTCTATCGCAGCTAGCTTATGGCGAGGAAGCTTTCTTCAAGGCGCTTGTGGAGGCTGAGCAAAGGTACCTGAAAACAAGGAGGTATTGGAGAGGGTGA